The Fodinibius saliphilus genome has a segment encoding these proteins:
- a CDS encoding HesB/IscA family protein, with protein MPVEEDNLDDVIADLVDDDAGTDNGETGIQGLPTPDDVEFSGPPVSLTERAAEQVRSIRRDEGLEDDLKLRVAVEGGGCSGLSYKLGFDHKSDDDEVLVSKGVEIVVDPKHMMYLKGISVDYPDGLDARGFTFDNPNASETCGCGSSFAT; from the coding sequence ATGCCTGTTGAAGAAGATAATTTAGATGATGTAATTGCAGATTTGGTTGATGATGATGCCGGTACTGATAATGGCGAGACGGGCATTCAAGGATTACCTACTCCTGATGATGTGGAGTTTTCGGGTCCGCCGGTATCATTGACTGAGCGAGCTGCTGAACAGGTACGTAGTATCCGAAGGGATGAGGGTTTGGAAGATGATCTTAAGCTTCGTGTTGCAGTAGAAGGCGGCGGTTGTTCAGGGCTTAGCTATAAACTGGGTTTTGATCACAAATCAGATGATGATGAAGTACTGGTGAGTAAAGGCGTAGAAATTGTTGTTGATCCAAAGCATATGATGTATCTCAAAGGTATTTCTGTTGATTATCCCGATGGTCTTGATGCACGGGGTTTTACTTTTGATAACCCCAATGCTTCTGAGACCTGCGGTTGCGGAAGTTCTTTTGCGACCTAG
- a CDS encoding AlbA family DNA-binding domain-containing protein: MYSENRSMASLSQMDYLDVKNLAQTGEGTYLEFKRTIPSAYKIAREIAAFANTKGGTLLIGVDDDKSLVGVMGYQEQEYLLKKATEELCKPEVDIVIEIVHFGERDLLVIKVPEAVKKPIFVHGEEEDTVFMREDDQNKVASKELIKIIEKRNSDEGVTFEYGPKEQKLFRYLNEYGEITVEKFAQLVDVPRAKASGTLVDLVTADILNLFRKDNVDYFTYSQNCET; the protein is encoded by the coding sequence ATGTATTCTGAAAATAGAAGTATGGCTTCACTGTCACAGATGGATTATCTGGATGTCAAGAATTTAGCACAGACAGGTGAAGGAACCTATCTGGAATTTAAACGTACTATCCCATCTGCATACAAAATTGCTAGGGAAATTGCCGCTTTTGCGAACACCAAAGGGGGTACCTTACTCATTGGTGTTGATGATGATAAGTCGCTTGTTGGCGTAATGGGATACCAGGAGCAGGAATATCTGCTGAAAAAAGCCACTGAAGAACTCTGTAAGCCGGAGGTGGATATTGTAATTGAGATCGTTCATTTTGGTGAACGTGACCTGTTGGTTATAAAAGTGCCTGAGGCTGTGAAAAAACCTATATTTGTTCACGGCGAAGAGGAAGATACCGTATTTATGCGAGAAGATGATCAAAATAAGGTGGCCAGCAAAGAGCTTATTAAAATTATCGAAAAGCGAAATTCTGATGAAGGGGTTACTTTTGAGTACGGCCCCAAAGAGCAGAAACTATTCCGTTATCTGAATGAGTATGGCGAAATTACTGTTGAAAAATTTGCACAGTTGGTTGATGTGCCCAGAGCTAAAGCTTCTGGTACACTTGTGGATCTGGTGACAGCAGATATTCTGAACCTGTTCAGAAAAGATAACGTTGATTATTTTACGTACTCACAAAATTGCGAGACCTAA